In Accipiter gentilis chromosome 18, bAccGen1.1, whole genome shotgun sequence, the following are encoded in one genomic region:
- the LOC126047726 gene encoding cystine/glutamate transporter-like yields the protein MGKDKKEEEAVFLRKKITLLRAFSLLIGSMVGSGIFISPKGVLKNSGSVGFSLVVWFACGLLSMFGALCYAELGTRITKSGGHYIYILETLGPLPSFLFLWAEFFAIRPANSAVVSLAFGRYMLEPFFAPCAAPVPAVKLVSLLGYYMVLTLNSWSVTWSARLQTALSIVKLLALALIIVPGMMLLAQGHTENFQDAFDRQSLLLDKLPLAFYAGMFAYSGWFQTSFVREELVRPERNIPLAVIVSVITVIVGYMLTNISYYTVLGMQDVLASPAVAVSFVQRAFKSLISVVPVLVALSCFGTMNGGIFTFSRTLFVASREGQWPPLFSMIHIRRHTPLPAVMLMSPLVTAMVCIGDIYHLMNFFSFSRWLFIGLATLGLIVHRHRHPELHSPFKVPLFIPVSFTIICLFTVAMSFYSDPVNISIGCTMVLSGFPVYYLIIHRQMSTRCRSPFYYLTHKLQLLLEVVQQEIKTY from the exons ATGGGGAAAgacaagaaggaagaggaggccGTCTTTCTGAGGAAGAAGATAACTTTGCTGCGGGCTTTCTCCCTCCTCATCGGCAGCATGGTTGGCAGTGGCATCTTTATCTCCCCAAAAGGAGTACTGAAAAACTCTGGCAGCGTGGGTTTCTCCCTGGttgtctggtttgcctgtggGCTCCTCTCAATGTTTG GTGCCTTGTGTTATGCAGAGCTTGGAACAAGAATCACCAAGTCTGGAGGACATTATATCTACATTTTGGAGACACTAGGGCCTCTGCCAAGTTTCTTATTCCTGTGGGCAGAGTTTTTTGCTATCAG GCCTGCCAACAGCGCTGTGGTTTCTTTGGCATTTGGACGCTACATGCTGGAGCCGTTTTTTGCCCCCTGTGCAGCCCCTGTCCCCGCTGTGAAGCTCGTGTCTCTCCTGGGGTACT ACATGGTCCTCACCCTCAATTCCTGGAGCGTCACCTGGAGTGCCCGGCTGCAGACGGCTCTCTCCATCGTCAAACTCCTGGCTCTTGCGCTCATCATCGTGCCAGGGATGATGCTGCTGGCGCAGG GCCACACCGAAAACTTCCAGGATGCTTTTGACAGACAGTCGTTGCTTTTGGATAAGCTGCCCCTGGCCTTTTACGCAGGCATGTTCGCATATTCAGGCTG GTTTCAGACCAGCTTTGTACGTGAAGAGTTGGTCAGACCCGAACG AAATATCCCCCTGGCTGTCATTGTGTCCGTGATCACGGTAATTGTGGGGTACATGCTCACCAACATCTCCTATTACACGGTCCTGGGAATGCAAGACGTTCTGGCTTCTCCTGCTGTGGCTGTG AGCTTTGTGCAGCGAGCCTTCAAAAGCCTGATATCTGTGGTCCCCGTCCTTGTCGCACTGTCCTGCTTTGGAACCATGAATGGAGGAATCTTTACGTTTTCAAG GACTCTGTTTGTGGCTTCCAGGGAAGGGCAGTGGCCTCCTCTCTTCTCCATGATCCACATTCGAAGGCATACGCCCCTTCCTGCTGTCATGTTAATG TCCCCTTTGGTTACTGCCATGGTGTGTATCGGAGATATCTACCATCTAATGAACTTCTTCAGCTTTTCCCGATGGCTCTTCATAGGATTAGCCACCCTCGGGCTCATTGTCCATCGCCACCGTCACCCGGAGCTGCACAGCCCATTCAAG GTTCCCCTGTTCATTCCCGTCTCTTTTACCATCATCTGCCTCTTCACAGTGGCAATGTCCTTCTATTCAGACCCCGTGAACATTAGCATTGGATGCACCATGGTTTTAAGCGGTTTTCCAGTCTACTACCTCATAATCCACAGGCAAATGTCAACTCGTTGCCGTAGCCCGTTTT ATTATCTTACACACAAACTACAGTTACTGCTGGAAGTAGTCCAACAAGAAATCAAGACTTACTGA